In Helicobacter bilis, a genomic segment contains:
- a CDS encoding methyl-accepting chemotaxis protein — MFSSSKTLRQELQAKEQENKTLTQEAEFYRQVSAFAFEEVIFGISQGEIVFRNTNAESIKDTKSLLTQLANKNAVITLDDVSYIAKHKRVQDTDLYCLKKCSFRDKDLGGLDITHLHHVALKGGLGAAQESFVAIFNDLGQILKSSEAAADISQQGLDITKKSLSDIGELCDKMQHAQTLAQSLSGRSNDITNVISLIDDIAEQTNLLALNAAIEAARAGEHGRGFAVVADEVRKLAEKTQKATKDIAIVVKAMQQESGDIHVNTEEINTISESMRCNVDDIVGMMQDLSSSSIRSKYMLSIINNLVFCSLAKLDHVIYKNNLYSFILGTSDEFGITDHKGCRLGKWYYEGDGHKNFRDTQGYKDLEKEHATVHSYANAIAVPMKEKQMVSKDFVDKNLSIFEEGTKGVVREIDNMLNEKNSELRNLCGSNCSE, encoded by the coding sequence ATGTTTTCATCTTCAAAAACATTGCGACAAGAGTTGCAAGCTAAGGAACAAGAGAATAAAACTTTGACACAAGAGGCTGAATTTTATCGTCAAGTAAGTGCATTTGCATTTGAAGAGGTTATTTTTGGTATCTCTCAAGGTGAAATCGTTTTTCGCAATACGAACGCAGAGTCCATAAAGGACACAAAATCTTTATTGACGCAATTGGCAAATAAAAATGCGGTTATAACGCTAGATGATGTGTCCTACATAGCAAAACATAAGAGAGTGCAGGATACAGATTTGTATTGTCTCAAAAAATGTTCGTTTAGAGATAAGGATTTAGGTGGGCTTGATATTACGCATTTACATCATGTTGCCCTAAAGGGTGGGCTTGGTGCAGCACAAGAATCCTTTGTTGCAATCTTTAATGACTTAGGACAGATTCTAAAAAGCTCAGAAGCAGCAGCAGATATTTCACAACAAGGGCTTGATATCACAAAAAAGTCTTTGTCTGACATTGGTGAGTTATGCGATAAAATGCAGCATGCACAGACCTTAGCACAATCTCTTAGCGGAAGAAGCAATGACATTACAAATGTTATTTCACTTATTGATGATATTGCAGAGCAGACTAACTTACTTGCATTAAATGCAGCAATTGAAGCAGCAAGGGCTGGAGAGCATGGCAGAGGCTTTGCAGTTGTTGCAGATGAAGTAAGAAAGCTTGCAGAGAAAACACAAAAAGCCACAAAAGATATTGCAATCGTTGTGAAAGCAATGCAGCAAGAAAGCGGCGATATACATGTGAATACCGAAGAGATTAATACGATTTCAGAATCTATGCGATGTAATGTTGATGATATAGTGGGTATGATGCAAGACCTATCATCTTCTTCTATTAGATCCAAATATATGCTTAGCATTATAAATAACCTTGTATTCTGCTCTCTTGCAAAATTAGACCATGTGATTTATAAGAATAATCTCTATTCATTCATACTTGGCACTTCTGATGAGTTTGGCATTACAGACCATAAGGGTTGTCGTCTCGGTAAATGGTATTATGAAGGTGATGGACATAAAAACTTTAGGGATACTCAAGGCTATAAAGACTTGGAAAAAGAACATGCGACTGTGCATTCTTACGCAAATGCGATTGCTGTGCCAATGAAAGAAAAACAAATGGTAAGTAAAGATTTTGTAGATAAAAATCTTAGCATATTTGAAGAAGGCACAAAAGGCGTTGTGCGTGAAATCGATAATATGCTTAATGAGAAAAATAGCGAGTTAAGAAATCTGTGTGGCTCAAATTGTAGTGAGTAA